The genomic window TGATCCGTGGTTAAATCTGCAAAATTAATAAACCAAAAATCCAATATATTAAGTTTGAAACAATCAGAAAACCAGCAGTAGTGTTGTTTACTGATCAACTGAATCATTAATTTATCACCAGAATGGTTCCAGGGTAAGTTCTGTTAAGCAAGTAATGGATTAATTGATTCATCCATCAGGAAAGGCTTATATTTCTCTCTGCAGATGACGTTTCCTTGGCATAAACTGGGCTTTAACATTAATTGATGTTCACCCTGAGGTTGTGGTCTTCACGGTTCAACAGCTGAGACAGACGCCACTTTGCCTCTGCCCTTCCTCCATGTGCATGAGTTCTCATGATGTTTCCACTGCTGCGCTCCTCTCTGTCCACTTAGAGTGGGTTTTCTGCCTGGCCTCTGGCCTGCTAATTATCAGCCAGCTTGATAAAGTCATTAATGACCCGGCCAAGCCTGCCGGGCCTGGCACCAacatacacacactaaaacacacagtcAGTCACAGTGTGAGTGAGGCCAAGTGTTGGACACGGTGTGAAGAAGCCTCTTAATGTGGGACAGGAGGGTGTGTTTTTGGGCTGGGTCAGCCAGTATTAATAGCTCTGGAAGAGTGTCGCTCTGAAAGCAGAGTCTCAAGGAACTAAATGTAGAAGACACTCATTTGTCAAGACCTCGTTTTCATGTTTGTCATCATGTGACATGGATTTGTGTCTGTTCCTGTGTCTGCTTTGACTTGTTCACTTGTATCAAATGCTACAACTAGGGCTACAGGTAGTGACTATTGGGATTATTTGTAAGAGGGTAAAACTTTATTTGTGCAGATGACCTACAGAGAGTTTACAGAGTAAATGTGTCATCACAAATGATTGCAGAATATTTCAACCCTTTATTAGTAAAGACTCAATAATTCAGCCCTATCGCTAATAGATGAATCGTCACATGAAGGCTGAATTCACATACATTTCcatagtttttgtagttttacttTGTTATCACATTCAATTTGAACAGAATCACCCAACATATGATGCATTTCTGAATTCTTCAAGGTGTCTACTCTCTTCGCGTGCAGAAAGTGTGAATGATAGTTTTACAAAACATGCCTCATCACTTTGCTCTAATTGTCAGAAACTATttgtatatttgttaaatgtatgTAGAAGGTTTTTCTGTCAGTTGTCtttatgtttattatgtcatAATATGGAAACTGCGTGAAAGAATGCACTAAAATGTGGCACTAATATTCACTTCAAACATTGACTATATTTTGGTAGCCAGAGGTCACTGATTAAAAAACTAAAGGTCAGTAAAATAAAGTGTCACTAATTACAGGTTGGTAGTAAGGAACAGGTTATGACTGAGCCTATGGTTCTTGTAGAGTGACATGTTTGGTAATTTTAGGCAAAGGTCATTAATTCGTCAAATTTAGCTCAGTGAATTATTATGGTAATAGCGGTTTACTGACACCATCTAACTCCTATTTCTAATCCAGTGACTGTATCAGTTTCCTACAGCCATGATAACAGGCTCTACCTTGACTTATATGTGGAGGACtcgggtcagtttttttttttttaagcaaaaatccTTATGCTCCATCAAAACTTCTCCTTTCTGCTCCTCTAAACACTGGCACAAACCTAATGTCTACAATGATTATGTCTTATGTCCTTACTTTTCTATGTCTTATCTTAAGGACTATGGTACATTTTCAGTTGTTGTGTTACTTACGTCCAGTTTGCTGTTCACATGCCTAAATCCAGAAAGAGAATGAAGGAATTTAGCGCCACCAAGGTAATTGTTGTGCTTCCACCATATATGGATGAATCTTACATGTTCAACCtttaaaagtaaacaaaaatattactattattataatttAATTGCCAACAATTTCTGTCCATTGATCAAGCCTGCTCTAATGAATGTTTGGAGAAAGAAAATGCCAtgttcctctgtattttacactgtatcacaacaacacaaaacatagTCCTGAAAAAAGCTCACACTACTGGGACTGTTTCACTTAttaaatcaattaatcaataataataaaaaaaaaacagttctggtGATGCATTAATTGAATTAACTAATGATGGCTAATGGCTGAATTTATTCTTGCGCCAGCTTTTCTCTGTTATATCTTTCCCATTGAGCATCTTTGGGTTTAAACAGGAATGTCCCCTCATCCTCTGGGAATATTTGACAGGTATGCTTAGATTTAATATTAAATTCCTAATGAAATAATAAACATCAGGAAGTCTCTAGTGTTTCTGCCTTTGGCTGAAACATCATCGAGTATATATAACAGCTTCTTGTGCCCAGTTATTCAGgtgtatgaatttttaatttccGTGGGATTCCCTCTGAATTCAGCCTGTTTCTTGTTGCCATAGATTGTTACCCATGTGAGTGGATATGTGTGCGATTATCTAATAgtcacacaacacatacacacatttcttGCGGGATTTAGGGAGTGTGTATAAAAGAGACAAAGACATCACTAAATCTAGGTCTCTTATGAAATCTGGCTCTGCAAGATGCAGCACAAAAACAGGGAGGGGTTGTGGCTTGTGAGTGTCTTTGCGTGTTTGtgtatgatgtgtgtgtgtgtctgtttgtgtgtttgcatggatGTCTTTGTCCATTTGCCGTGCTGCGTGTTAATTCAATCAGCAGCCAGTGGAGAACAGACATTGCCAGGGAACAGGAGGGGGAAGAGATGAGAAAGAAAGATGAAAGAAATGAGGAGTTTTCTGCTCTGGAAAAAAAGACAATCCCTGTTCGGTGGTTTCCATGACAACAGTGACATCACTGATGGAGTGCTACCTCCTCAGCTCTTCGTGTTTATGTGGGTTTCAGTGCAGAGCGTCTGTGTTCAAAGGAGGAAACCTGAGTGTATATTCAAGTCTGTGTGCGAGCTGTGTTGAAGCATATCAATATGTTAGCTGTTTATGAAAGACATCATCAGGACAAACCTCTGCTTCAGTTAGTACGTGGTTACCCACTGCTGCCAGGCAACAGCTGTCATGGCAACAAGTTGAAGCATGATCCAGCGTTGCTAAGCAAAAAGACAGGGTGGGGTGAAACGAAAAGCACCACCAACAGACATTTGGGTTTGAATATGAAAGGTGCTTAAAATGTTTTTAGGATGTTaagaaaaaaatgctgaaaagtGATGCGTTATTGTGACAAATTGTGTTACAGTTAGAAATCAATAGTAACAATTAATGTGGTGTTCATTTATGTTCAGCTCTAGTTGTATGTACAGGAGTCAAGAGCATCACAACAGAGCAAATCATGACCAGAGTGAATCAAGAAACTAGGCAAGACCAGAACTAGTACGAGTCCAACAATGCATGGAGTGCACAGAGAAAATGTGGAACATGTAAAGCGTAGGTCCTCCCCACATTGACCTGGAAGCTCCACAGAAAACCTGATTTACTGttacagtatatatgtgtatgtaaaagTGTACGATGAGAAATATGTTGGTAAAATAATCAGTGTTAGAGGtgaattttatgtattttatgtatagGAAATGGGGTGGTGAAGTTTGATGTATTTACAAATGTTAAACAattaacacacctgattcaaatgattagcctatcatcaagctctgcagaagcctgataatgaccgtcaggtgtgctggaagagggaaacatctaaaacatgcaggataccggccctcgaggatctgagtttgacacccctggtctagaggaaCACCCAAGACCAGATTTATGGATGTACTGAAAGAGGACATGACGGTAGTTGATGTGAGAGACGAGGATGCAGAGGATACGATTAAATGGAAGAAGATGATTTGCTGTGGCGACCCCTGAAGGGAATAGCcccaaaggaaaagaagaagaaggttgACTTGCTactataaaaaatgaacaaagcacAGGCAGTTCAATGATATCACTACACTTTTGATCATCACCAGTCTCTAaataaattccttttttttctgaaactgaatgaaaGTGTGGTTATGTTTGAAATCTTAATCTGAGATCTGGTGCTTTTATGTACTGAATCTGcttttttatgaatgtatttaccAAAAACTGTACCAGTATAGTTTGAGAATCAGTTGATATATGATCTTATGTGTTTATTTCAGGTTTATGAACAATCGTGTTCCTCCGAATAAGAGATACCAGCCCACAGAGTATGAGCATGCTGCCAACTGTGCTACGCATGcggtgaatacacacacacacacacacacacacacacacacacacacacacacacacacacacacacgcacacaccagtGCACAACAAACCCAATAACTGTGCATACTTAGTGAGAGCCTTATGTAACTGATGAGCGACAGTGGGCTCTTTAAACTCTTGAGTGATGCATGTGATATCAGTTCACTCTATGTGTTGCTTTCCTCTGTTTGTGTCTCATCTTTCATTCATGTTCTGAATATTTTAGTTATGGATAATCCCCAGCCTGCTGGGCAGCTCCGTGTTGCACTTCCATTCGGAGGACCAATGGGAGCGAGTGTCAGCCTGGGTGTATGGGGCAGGGCTCAGCTCGCTCTTCATCATCTCCACCCTGTTCCACACTGTGGCCTGGAAGAAGAGCCACCTACGGTACAAACGCACACACTGACCTCCCATCCACCACGCAGACAGATACTGCATGTATAAACTGTGTCACTCAGTGGTCACGAGGCTTCTTGTTGTCTTTCCTCAGATCTGTGGAGCAGTGTTTCCACATGTGTGACAGGATGGTGATCTATTTCTTCATTGCTGCATCCTACGCCCCGTGGTAAATGCAATAGTCTGCTTCTGGAAGTGtgaggacagtttgtagatagaGTCTTTGAAAAAACTTTTTGGACACTcctaaaattttacacaatctcaaatattataatgaaatatttgcagaaaaatcatcaaatgcaccagacagacacaaacaaactaaattcttgacagtttcaacatgtcatgtcctggatgtgtttcattatcagctgaaacatccagttttgacttcGATGGAACAATGTACTTACAGAagagagcatgtgggtttggagaatggaacaatacttggaaGACTTCAAAATTagctttattgtttgttttggaAGTTTGGTATTAACTTTAGCTCTTGTGCATTTTAGAATCAGTGTATctgtaaaatatagaataaagactAAGAATTTTTACCAATCTGTACAAATAGTAAACAGAACAAATTTGCACAAACAGgggaaataccaaaaaaaaacagtagtgcagTATGAAAGGGCAATAGTACATATAGTGCAAATATACATGAAGTATATACTGTCACAGTTTGGTATTTAGTGACTGCAGGGGGTAAAGGGGTTTTTGTGTCCAGAGTTCTGTAATGGGAGACATTTGAACAGATTGTGTCTGGGATGTGAGGGGTCTGCAGAGAGGTTCAGTGACTGAGGAGTGGCTCTTAATGTCATATATCACTAGTACATAGGGTCTCCAAaagcttttttccaccactgtatttgTACTTATGTCTTTCTGCTTGTGTGTCCTCAGGCTGAATCTCCGAGAGCTGGGCCCATGGGCCTGTCACATGCGCTGGCTGGTATGGGTCATGGCCTCTTTTGGAACCACCTATGTCTTCTTTTTCCATGAGAGGTcagtaaataaatgaaacatcCATTTCATATCCATGTCCCATATCATGACGAAGGAACTGATAGTGTCTGATAGATCCAGACCACGACACAACCCTTTTACTTTTTTATTGATAAAAACATTATTGTGCTTATAATATGTGGTCATTTTGGACCAGTGTCATGTCCCCATGCCTTTTAGGGAGAAAATAGACTAGAATCCAATTTCACCAGTGGTGAAAATAAACTTTTTTCCAATTAAATGACTTAAATTGAACAGAAATCACTCAGTAAAAGCTCAAATACTATGACAAACAACTGTTATGTCATTACTAATCAGTTATTAGCATCATCATATCAAAGTAGGGGCTGATGGAATTCCAGTCTGCCTGACAAATACaattattttacaggtttttttgtttttatttcacactctttctgtcactcagatactttattttgctgttttggtGCTCTGTCCAATGTGAACTGACTAAACTAGCAACCTAATTAACTCCCTGCAACTATATGGTAGACTAATAATCTCGACAGAAATAATCTAGTTAATACACAAGTTAAAGTTTGATGATTTAGTTCCCTATAGTTTTATTTCCATAGTGTTGGTTCAACATGTAGACACACTTGAATGTGATTCATATTACAGGCAGGTGAAGTAGGTTTGTTTATGTTTCATCAAATGGTAGCAGCTACTGATTTTGGCATCATTTTCTAACCCGTCATAAAGTTATTATTGTAGATGACGTAGTGCTCATGCTCACATCCTCTGTGTGTGTCAGGTATAAGATAATGGAGCTGATCTGCTACACGGTGATGGGGGTTTTTCCTGCCTTGGTCATCCTCTCCATGGTGAGCCCAGTCTTTTTCTCTTGTCTTTGTTCTATGCAGGTCAGTGTCACCTCATGGTCACTTCATATCTACTATAAGAGGTAACAGAGAACTTAAAGTTACCAACATTGGTCTCATTATGTTAAAGAACTCAGACACGCACAGAAATGTGGATTTACTCGTTATAATCcaggttttgttcagttttgatcaCAGCAAATCTtggattaaattaatttttattggTGCCACCCAGTCCTGGTTAATTAAGACTTATGCTTTAAGAAGAAATGTCACATTTTCTGTACAAACTGATGCAATGTAAATAATAGAGACTATTTGAATAAATAAGCCACAGATATATCAAAATGTGTCTTGTGCGTCCTAGCCAGAGCAGTCCGGGCTATGTGAGCTGCTGGTGGGTGGAGCCTGCTACTGTCTTGGGATGGTTTTCTTCAAAAGTGATGGTATCGTCCCATTCGCTCATGCTATCTGGCACCTGTTTGTGGCGATGGGAGCAGCCATACATTACTACGCCATCTGGAAGTACCTGTATGCCCAGCCGTCCAATCAGGTCCAGACCTCCAGATGACATCAGCACTGACATCACAGGAGGTGCCTCCTGTGCTTGGGTGACTTCGAGGAGGTGGAATGGGATGTGTCTCAGTTCAGGGGCTGCTTCCTTTAGAGAACTGAAGACCAGTGGGCTGATCCTCCTCCTCATAGACAGAGAcagatggtgcattcaggtgatCCGCACAACCTCGTAAATtgtatgtttacatttttatcagCAGGAAATTGTCCCCAGACACTTCAGAAACTTTGGTAAAACTCAGGCAGGTTTGACAAAACCCAAATTTACAGTTGAAATTTGAGTTTTATGTTTTAAGAATATGATGGAACTGCAGTTTTACTGGGTTCATGGAAAATGTATCCATTTGTTTTCATCTATACCATCCTGTGATTCCCGTCATATCCAGGTCAACAGTCAACAGTGTTGAATCAAATACCTGTTACACATGATGTGATTGTATTATATTTCCTGACTTTATGAGTTGATGAAGACATCTGAGAACTTCAGAAAGACCTACATATACTAGATTTTATGAAAattttaaagcaaaaacaaaGATGTTTTTCACATCAGGACTAAATGAAAGCTGCTTTTGGAGGAGACCTTTTATTAAGTTATCCCTGTTGGCCCACTGGGTTGAATCTGCACTTTAAAGGATGCAGCCTGTGAACTGGGacatagctgtttttttttgtttttttaaaatttcggTTCATTTCAAGTTATCTTTTGCAGTAGTgctggtttttgtttttgataatcaGGGGTAAAATGGAGATTTCTCTCTATGTGGTGCACATTCAGATTCAGTGTTCAGAAGCTGAATTGAGGGCATTGTCTTATTGTCAAAAAGAAGACAATGTTTACAATTAGCTGTCCTCATGATCATTATTACTTTTAACAGATGATTTTAAAAGTACAATATGTAAAATAAGTGAAGATTTTACACATAAGTTCCACTGTATGAATGGATCATAGCAAACCTTAAAAAATGAGGAAGTGTGACAGGTTTAAATAAGCAGGTTAAGGTAGTTAATAGGTCAGTATCTATGTTCGTAGTGTTCATGGTTTGTGAGAAATGGGTTCAATATTTACTGAAATGACTTGAATGAAATAATTGATCATTATCTGTGATCGTGTTCACACCTCATTGGAACAAACAGGAATCTGGGTTAGTCTACTAAAGGGGTGGGAAAGCAAAGAATCCTAAGTGACATTGAAAAACAAAATCATTATTCAGTGGACCATCTTTTTCTTACAAAAGGAGTCCACTAACATCAACAAACGACAGACAACCACACAAACCTGAGTTAAACTTAAA from Sphaeramia orbicularis chromosome 1, fSphaOr1.1, whole genome shotgun sequence includes these protein-coding regions:
- the LOC115426913 gene encoding monocyte to macrophage differentiation factor 2-like, with amino-acid sequence MNLVRFMNNRVPPNKRYQPTEYEHAANCATHALWIIPSLLGSSVLHFHSEDQWERVSAWVYGAGLSSLFIISTLFHTVAWKKSHLRSVEQCFHMCDRMVIYFFIAASYAPWLNLRELGPWACHMRWLVWVMASFGTTYVFFFHERYKIMELICYTVMGVFPALVILSMPEQSGLCELLVGGACYCLGMVFFKSDGIVPFAHAIWHLFVAMGAAIHYYAIWKYLYAQPSNQVQTSR